GGCCATCAATCCTTTACAGTCAAGCCCAGGGTAGACACACACAATCTCAGCCAATACCAGAGCTGCTAACTTCGACTCCATTCCAAGCGCTCTAACCGGAGCAACTTCCGCTTACTGCAAACGGCCAGATGACGAAATGGAACCCTTGAAGGGAACGGCCCCGCAGTGGAGGGAACAACACGTGTCGACTATCGGCCAATGGCCTCGTGTCGCCGAACTGGGTTTCTCCACGGACATGGGACAATACTCCGCTGAGGAGACGCAATTTCCCATCCTGGGGCTGGACAAGATTTATCTAGGTCGTATGACATTGGAGATAGAGTTCCGGGTGCGCCTGGTTGCATGGCACCACGCTGACTGGGAGTAGTCTGATGGGCCACGGGACAGAGATAGCACTAGTATATATAACGCCCGCTCGCCGGTCACTGCGGAGCCGCAACCGGCACGGCACGGGCAGAAAGAAATCACATTCCGTCTGATAATTACAGTACCTAGCAGGAAAAACATGATGAGACCAACGAGCAGCTTGATGAGGAGTGCGGTCCTCCGGGCCTCTGTGAGACCTGCTGTGCGCAGCTCTGCTATTGTGACGCTGTCAGCAGCAACTCGAGTCAACGTCCGAAACTTCACCTCTACCCGGAAATGTCTTTGCGGAAGCTGTGCCAGCTCGAGCGGCCAGGCTTGCGCTCGTCACAGCCGCGTTGTCcccaacaccagcaccatCAACGCGAGCAAGACGGCGGCGTACGCGACAACAGCAGGACCCGAGATTCCCAAGGAGCAATGGGCACAAGTTCTTGAGCAAGTTGGCGGTCGTATGTTCTATCCCCGAGGCATTGTTCAATGTGACGAACGAACCAAGAAAGGCTGACTACCTACCTAACAGCTGTTCAGTACAAGCAGATTCCCGTCCCCAAGCCGGCTTCGGATGAAGtcctcatcaacatcaagtaCAGTGGTGTTTGCCATACTGACCTACACGCCGTCAATGGCGACTGGCCTCTCCAGTCCAAGATGCCCCTCGTTGGCGGACATGAAGGTGCGGGCGTCGTGGTCGCGCGGGGtgagctcgtcaaggacATCGAGATTGGCGACCACGTCGGTATCAAGTGGCTTCATGGCTCGTGCATGAGCTGCGAGCAGTGCCGGCAGTCAAACGAGTCGCTTTGCTCGACTGCTTCCCTGTCTGGTTACACTGTTGACGGCTCATTCCAGCAATACGCCGTCGGCAAGGCGGCCCATGTTGCCCGCATCCCCAAGGATTGTGACCTTGCCGCAGTCGCGCCTATCCTGTGTGCCGGTCTGACTGTGTACAAGGCCCTCAAGTCTTCCGGTGCCCGGCCCGGTCAGCATGTTGCCATTGccggtgctggtggtggtcttggtGTCTTTGCTATCCAAtatgccaaggccatgggtCTGCATGTCACGGCtctcgacggcggcgaggagaaACGCAAGGTctgccttgagcttggtgccGACACATTTGTTGACTTCAAGACTTCCAAGGACACCGTCGCCGACATCCGCGCGGCTTCTGGTGGTTCTGGCCCCGATGCCGTGCTGCTTCTGGCTGCCAGTGAGAAGCCTTTCCAAGAGGCGAGCCAGTATGTCAAGAGCAAGGGCACTATCGTCTGCGTTGGTCTACCAGCCAATGCTTTTGTCAAGGCCCCCGTCTTTGATACCGTCGTTCGGTAAGAAACATAGTCATTAGACTCTTAGGCATCTCCTTTGCTAACTAAGTATACAGCgagatcaacatcaagggAAGCTATGTGGGCAACCGACAGGATAcggccgaggccatcg
This region of Fusarium keratoplasticum isolate Fu6.1 chromosome 7, whole genome shotgun sequence genomic DNA includes:
- a CDS encoding Alcohol dehydrogenase 1, which codes for MMRPTSSLMRSAVLRASVRPAVRSSAIVTLSAATRVNVRNFTSTRKCLCGSCASSSGQACARHSRVVPNTSTINASKTAAYATTAGPEIPKEQWAQVLEQVGGPVQYKQIPVPKPASDEVLINIKYSGVCHTDLHAVNGDWPLQSKMPLVGGHEGAGVVVARGELVKDIEIGDHVGIKWLHGSCMSCEQCRQSNESLCSTASLSGYTVDGSFQQYAVGKAAHVARIPKDCDLAAVAPILCAGLTVYKALKSSGARPGQHVAIAGAGGGLGVFAIQYAKAMGLHVTALDGGEEKRKVCLELGADTFVDFKTSKDTVADIRAASGGSGPDAVLLLAASEKPFQEASQYVKSKGTIVCVGLPANAFVKAPVFDTVVREINIKGSYVGNRQDTAEAIEFFRQGFIKAPFKVVGLSELQDVYDLMQKGAIAGRYVVDTSR